One genomic region from Amycolatopsis sp. FBCC-B4732 encodes:
- a CDS encoding TNT domain-containing protein: protein MTEPSEAGEDDLDTGPVRLPGSGGYEDAPTPPSGSPAAWPHAVSPLLPPFPLPPPPPMPAAPPPPVSPAPLAPAPVSPTPLPPLGSPRTERESVVALFLVHMFPIGHLPVAMDKPARQLPLPEDDPEGFGPNDHPDARLIFDDQALTNVTAGFRRSPTAPSRPVPRHLTDGYVPYAHATQAVWIRRFVVGHSDLGPEYAWPPGDHYPEGSVDHGEPVMVPMNTVLDRFGPAHGRVFFADGTPFAERSLPPGMLDAEYRRYVVVRAVPMWRAETANWFGQVGGGTRYRALLAADELVTLGYLAEAKGEED from the coding sequence GTGACGGAGCCTTCCGAGGCGGGCGAGGACGACCTCGACACGGGGCCGGTGCGACTGCCCGGGTCCGGCGGGTACGAGGACGCCCCGACGCCGCCTTCGGGCAGTCCCGCCGCGTGGCCGCACGCCGTGTCGCCGCTGCTGCCGCCGTTCCCGCTGCCCCCGCCACCGCCGATGCCCGCGGCCCCGCCGCCCCCGGTGTCGCCGGCGCCGCTCGCACCCGCGCCGGTTTCGCCGACGCCGTTGCCGCCGCTGGGTTCGCCGCGCACCGAGCGGGAAAGCGTTGTCGCGCTGTTCCTGGTGCACATGTTCCCGATCGGGCACCTGCCGGTCGCCATGGACAAGCCGGCGCGGCAGCTGCCCCTGCCGGAGGACGACCCGGAGGGCTTCGGCCCGAACGACCACCCGGACGCCCGGCTGATCTTCGACGACCAGGCGCTCACCAACGTCACGGCGGGTTTCCGCCGGTCGCCGACCGCGCCGTCGCGGCCGGTGCCGCGGCACCTGACCGACGGGTACGTGCCGTACGCCCACGCGACGCAGGCGGTGTGGATCCGCCGGTTCGTCGTCGGGCACAGCGACCTCGGGCCCGAATACGCGTGGCCGCCGGGCGACCACTACCCGGAGGGCAGCGTCGACCACGGCGAGCCGGTGATGGTCCCGATGAACACCGTGCTCGACCGCTTCGGCCCGGCGCACGGGCGCGTGTTCTTCGCCGACGGCACGCCGTTCGCGGAACGCTCGCTGCCGCCGGGGATGCTGGACGCCGAGTACCGCCGGTACGTCGTGGTGCGCGCGGTGCCGATGTGGCGCGCGGAAACGGCGAACTGGTTCGGCCAGGTCGGCGGGGGTACCCGGTACCGTGCGCTGCTGGCCGCGGACGAGCTCGTGACCCTCGGCTACCTCGCCGAGGCCAAGGGGGAAGAGGATTGA
- a CDS encoding hydroxymethylglutaryl-CoA lyase yields MGTRELGLPERSPAAGELPERVTIWEVGPRDGLQNEKTIVPVEVKLEFLDRLAGAGLTTLEATSFVHPKWVPQLADAEQLLAGLDRREGVRYPVLVPNEKGLDRALEAGVEHIAIFASATETFARKNLNSSLDEQFAMFEPVVTRAREAGVDVRGYLSMCFGDPWEGVVPAKQVADAGRRLLDMGCSQLSLGDTIGVATAGQVENLIGLFGDVGTLAVHFHDTYGQALANTLAALRCGVSTVDSSAGGLGGCPYAESATGNLATEDLVWMLSGLGVETGVDLDVLVAASSWMAGRLGRPSPSRVVNALS; encoded by the coding sequence ATGGGGACGCGCGAGCTGGGCCTGCCGGAGCGCTCCCCCGCGGCGGGCGAGCTGCCGGAGCGGGTCACGATCTGGGAGGTCGGCCCGCGGGACGGCCTGCAGAACGAGAAGACGATCGTCCCGGTCGAGGTCAAGCTGGAGTTCCTCGACCGGCTCGCCGGCGCCGGGCTCACCACGCTGGAGGCGACCAGCTTCGTGCACCCCAAGTGGGTGCCGCAGCTCGCCGACGCCGAGCAGCTGCTGGCCGGGCTCGACCGCCGCGAAGGCGTCCGGTACCCGGTGCTCGTGCCGAACGAAAAAGGTCTGGACCGGGCCCTCGAGGCCGGTGTCGAGCACATCGCGATCTTCGCCAGCGCCACGGAGACGTTCGCGCGCAAGAACCTCAACTCTTCGCTGGACGAGCAGTTCGCGATGTTCGAGCCGGTCGTCACGCGGGCCCGGGAAGCGGGCGTCGACGTGCGCGGGTACCTCTCGATGTGCTTCGGCGACCCGTGGGAGGGCGTCGTGCCGGCGAAGCAGGTCGCCGACGCCGGCCGCCGGCTGCTGGACATGGGGTGCTCGCAGCTGTCGCTGGGCGACACCATCGGCGTCGCGACCGCGGGCCAGGTGGAAAACCTGATCGGGCTGTTCGGCGATGTCGGTACTTTGGCCGTGCACTTCCACGACACCTACGGTCAGGCTCTCGCGAACACGCTGGCGGCGCTCCGATGTGGAGTGTCGACTGTGGACTCTTCGGCCGGCGGGCTGGGTGGCTGCCCGTACGCCGAGTCGGCGACCGGGAACCTGGCGACCGAGGATCTCGTGTGGATGTTGAGCGGCCTCGGCGTGGAAACCGGAGTCGACCTCGACGTGCTGGTGGCGGCCAGTTCCTGGATGGCGGGTCGGCTCGGCCGCCCGAGCCCGTCCCGCGTGGTCAACGCGCTCAGCTGA
- a CDS encoding PH domain-containing protein, whose product MAYPDELLSEQEHVVVHSHPHFKMLIFPTLAFLVTLGAGIWLAILAKDAGSPWNTVGLIAIAVVALVLIVWLFLAPLVRWRTTHFIVTTDRLIAREGVLKRTGIDIPMGRINSVQFEHGLLDRVFGCGTLIIESASDEPLRFEDIPHVEKVHTVIYREVNDNPYDDYRPGAQQTTPLPPQGGGHPPRGERGR is encoded by the coding sequence GTGGCTTATCCGGACGAATTGCTCAGCGAGCAAGAGCACGTCGTGGTGCACAGTCACCCCCACTTCAAGATGCTGATCTTCCCGACGCTCGCGTTCCTGGTCACCCTGGGCGCGGGCATCTGGCTCGCGATCCTCGCGAAGGACGCCGGCTCGCCGTGGAACACGGTCGGGCTGATCGCCATCGCGGTCGTCGCGCTGGTGCTGATCGTGTGGCTGTTCCTGGCCCCGCTGGTGCGCTGGCGGACCACCCACTTCATCGTGACGACGGACCGCCTCATCGCCCGCGAGGGCGTGCTCAAGCGCACCGGCATCGACATCCCGATGGGCCGCATCAACAGCGTCCAGTTCGAGCACGGCCTGCTGGACCGGGTGTTCGGCTGCGGCACGCTGATCATCGAGTCCGCGTCGGACGAGCCGCTGCGGTTCGAGGACATCCCGCACGTGGAAAAGGTGCACACGGTCATCTACCGCGAGGTCAACGACAACCCGTACGACGACTACCGGCCGGGTGCCCAGCAGACCACGCCGTTGCCGCCGCAGGGTGGCGGGCACCCGCCGCGCGGCGAGCGAGGCCGCTGA
- a CDS encoding biotin--[acetyl-CoA-carboxylase] ligase has protein sequence MAEIDAARLAEALQDRYAKIDVVERTGSTNADLRKAVEEGAADRTVLLAEEQTAGVGRRARPWSSPKGAGLYLSVALRPGVPFAALGSLSVVAGLAVRAAAASVGVDAALKWPNDVLIGGAKCAGILAEAVAGTEPSIVLGIGLNVLPLGDVTPGPGGLPATSLAEQGATTTDRTDVAVALLSGFADLERRWRLAAGDLTEAGLLGDYRAHCATLGQDVEVQLPDGTSLTGRAADIDAAGQLQVDMAGGQRHTVFAGDVVHVRRA, from the coding sequence ATGGCTGAGATCGACGCTGCCCGGTTGGCCGAGGCGCTCCAAGATCGGTACGCGAAGATCGACGTCGTCGAGCGCACCGGCTCCACCAACGCCGACCTGCGGAAAGCGGTCGAGGAGGGCGCTGCGGACCGGACCGTTCTCCTCGCCGAGGAGCAGACCGCGGGGGTGGGCCGCCGCGCCCGGCCGTGGAGCTCGCCGAAGGGCGCCGGGCTGTACCTGAGCGTCGCGCTCCGGCCGGGCGTCCCGTTCGCCGCGCTCGGCTCGCTCTCCGTCGTCGCCGGGCTCGCCGTGCGCGCGGCCGCCGCGTCCGTCGGGGTCGACGCCGCGCTGAAGTGGCCGAACGACGTCCTCATCGGCGGCGCCAAGTGCGCCGGGATCCTCGCCGAAGCCGTCGCCGGCACCGAGCCGTCGATCGTGCTCGGCATCGGCCTCAACGTGCTGCCGCTCGGCGACGTCACGCCGGGGCCCGGCGGGCTGCCCGCGACGTCGCTCGCGGAGCAGGGCGCCACCACCACCGACCGCACCGACGTCGCCGTCGCGCTGCTCAGCGGGTTCGCCGACCTGGAACGGCGCTGGCGGCTGGCCGCCGGCGACCTCACCGAGGCCGGGCTGCTCGGCGACTACCGGGCGCACTGTGCGACCCTCGGCCAGGACGTCGAGGTCCAGTTGCCGGACGGGACGTCGCTCACCGGGCGCGCGGCCGACATCGACGCCGCCGGGCAGCTTCAGGTCGACATGGCGGGCGGCCAGCGGCACACGGTGTTCGCGGGTGACGTGGTGCACGTCCGCCGCGCCTGA